One stretch of Amycolatopsis tolypomycina DNA includes these proteins:
- a CDS encoding phosphoglycerate kinase yields MSVKNLDDLLGEGVQGRYVLVRSDLNVPLDGDRITDDGRVRAALPTIKKLADAGAKVVVTAHLGRPKGEPDPKYTLAPVAKRLSELLGAEVALAGDLVGESAKALTAGLADGGVVLLENVRFDARETSKDAADRSELAAELGALVPGGAFVSDGFGVVHRKQASVYEVASVLPAYAGGLVLAELDVLKKLTDDVQRPYVVVLGGAKVSDKLGVIANLLTKVDRLLIGGGMAYTFLKAQGHEVGQSLLQADQLDQVKGFLAEAEKRGVELVLPVDVLAATEFSADAEHEAVDATAIPADRQGLDIGPRSRELFASKLADAKTVFWNGPMGVFEFEAFSGGTRAVAEALVKSDAFTVVGGGDSAAAVRQLGLPEDGFSHISTGGGASLEYLEGKELPGVTALEEKN; encoded by the coding sequence ATGAGCGTCAAGAACCTCGACGACCTGCTGGGCGAGGGCGTTCAGGGCCGGTACGTACTCGTGCGTTCCGACCTGAACGTCCCGCTCGACGGGGATCGCATCACCGACGACGGCCGGGTCCGCGCGGCGCTGCCGACGATCAAGAAGCTCGCCGACGCGGGCGCGAAGGTCGTCGTCACCGCGCACCTCGGCCGCCCGAAGGGCGAGCCGGACCCGAAGTACACGCTCGCGCCGGTCGCGAAGCGGCTTTCGGAGCTGCTCGGCGCCGAGGTCGCGCTGGCCGGTGACCTGGTCGGCGAGTCCGCGAAGGCGCTGACGGCCGGCCTGGCCGACGGCGGCGTCGTCCTGCTGGAGAACGTGCGCTTCGACGCGCGCGAGACCAGCAAGGACGCCGCGGACCGCTCCGAGCTGGCCGCCGAGCTGGGCGCGCTCGTCCCGGGCGGCGCGTTCGTCTCCGACGGCTTCGGCGTCGTCCACCGCAAGCAAGCCTCGGTCTACGAGGTCGCGTCGGTGCTGCCGGCGTACGCGGGCGGCCTGGTGCTGGCCGAGCTCGACGTGCTGAAGAAGCTGACCGACGACGTCCAGCGGCCGTACGTGGTCGTCCTCGGTGGCGCGAAGGTGTCCGACAAGCTCGGCGTCATCGCGAACCTGCTGACCAAGGTCGACCGGCTGCTCATCGGCGGCGGCATGGCGTACACCTTCCTCAAGGCCCAGGGCCACGAGGTCGGCCAGTCGCTGCTGCAGGCCGACCAGCTCGACCAGGTGAAGGGCTTCCTCGCCGAGGCCGAGAAGCGCGGCGTCGAACTGGTGCTGCCGGTGGACGTGCTGGCCGCCACGGAGTTCTCGGCCGACGCCGAGCACGAGGCCGTCGACGCCACCGCGATCCCGGCCGACCGCCAGGGCCTCGACATCGGCCCGCGCAGCCGCGAGCTGTTCGCGAGCAAGCTGGCCGACGCCAAGACGGTGTTCTGGAACGGCCCGATGGGCGTGTTCGAGTTCGAGGCGTTCTCGGGCGGCACGCGTGCCGTCGCGGAGGCGCTCGTGAAGAGCGACGCGTTCACCGTGGTCGGCGGCGGCGACTCGGCCGCCGCGGTGCGGCAGCTGGGCCTGCCCGAAGACGGCTTCTCGCACATCTCCACCGGCGGCGGTGCCTCGCTGGAGTACCTCGAGGGCAAGGAACTGCCGGGCGTGACGGCCCTGGAGGAGAAGAACTAG
- the tpiA gene encoding triose-phosphate isomerase: MARKPFIAGNWKMNQNHLEAIALVQKIAFALPEKYYAKVDVAVLPPFTDIRSVQTLVDGDKLSLTYGAQDVAPQDSGAYTGDISGPMLAKLGCKFVTVGHSERREYHAESDELVNKKVKAALKHGITPILCIGEKLEVREAGEHIHHTTTQLIEGLKGLKAEQVSGVVIAYEPVWAIGTGKVASSADAEEVCKAIRATLQEKYGDEVASSVRVLYGGSVKSGNISELVGCENIDGALVGGASLDGEEFTKLCALAAGGPLP, translated from the coding sequence GTGGCACGCAAGCCGTTCATCGCCGGCAACTGGAAGATGAACCAGAACCACCTCGAGGCCATCGCGCTGGTGCAGAAGATCGCCTTCGCGCTGCCGGAGAAGTACTACGCGAAGGTCGACGTGGCGGTGCTGCCGCCGTTCACCGACATCCGCAGCGTGCAGACCCTGGTCGACGGCGACAAGCTGTCGCTCACCTACGGCGCGCAGGACGTCGCGCCGCAGGATTCGGGCGCGTACACCGGCGACATCTCGGGGCCGATGCTGGCCAAGCTGGGCTGCAAGTTCGTCACGGTCGGGCACTCGGAGCGGCGCGAATACCACGCCGAGTCCGACGAACTGGTCAACAAGAAGGTCAAGGCCGCGCTCAAGCACGGCATCACGCCGATCCTCTGCATCGGGGAGAAGCTCGAGGTCCGCGAGGCCGGCGAGCACATCCACCACACCACGACGCAGCTGATCGAGGGCCTGAAGGGCCTCAAGGCCGAGCAGGTCTCCGGCGTGGTGATCGCGTACGAGCCGGTCTGGGCGATCGGCACCGGCAAGGTCGCGTCGTCCGCGGACGCCGAAGAGGTCTGCAAGGCCATCCGCGCCACCCTCCAGGAGAAGTACGGCGACGAGGTCGCTTCGTCCGTCCGGGTGCTCTACGGGGGATCGGTCAAATCGGGCAACATCAGTGAACTGGTGGGCTGCGAGAACATCGACGGTGCCCTGGTCGGCGGAGCGAGCCTCGACGGTGAGGAGTTCACGAAACTCTGCGCACTCGCCGCGGGCGGGCCGCTGCCCTGA